The Vibrio tarriae genome includes a window with the following:
- a CDS encoding AsmA family protein, giving the protein MRKILAIGVAGIALLLILVLAGFGIMHTRYFTPSAQWIVQQLWPETLRFAKIEYLYPFKLRLSGVQIASEPAIELQQMDLWVNPYGLLEKKLEIDSVLIDGANLAHGLPNFTLPESVHLNQLALHNIDWADQGIIARGVSLQIKQPVWDSPQQQLPYGKIQLAADQITIDGEAFNQVLVDANYQAQDSTVYGFSFNWHNSPISGQAEQYPQGWSLINVTLSRLNLNLDEWRHHSLWQKIAPSIYHINSLDLLNSQLTLNGVAWENLNLSVEDYDLRHSLWQQQQAYLSLNADSAQWLATQWVEPSAELTLTPQGIELDGHSQVWQGDVQVKGHITKMSLNLAQLTITGVKWIAEQPQDLLPFSQPLPAWQNLQIEHLDINNLQMIQTVNRPFWQASGLNADGKNLQWVKESQWGFWQGQLSVTANSASYAGVLSTQGVLNMRSEQGVWQLTRAFLPLERGYVEAHAKWDLTSLSAPWQLSLDADSLPIGPLQSWFKLPFGLEALADISLTAQGIAGDRTMLAHSLDGQLQLNLRQGLLSLRSDNTLIIQPFELDDLSVSADRGRITITPTPLRGPNLNAQLGGSTDLLEPEQGQWQLTIQQAWADQCLGLSWDFQQAELVSQDCRSAP; this is encoded by the coding sequence ATGAGAAAAATACTGGCGATTGGTGTCGCAGGCATCGCACTACTACTGATTTTAGTCTTAGCGGGATTTGGCATTATGCATACTCGCTACTTCACGCCTTCCGCACAATGGATTGTGCAGCAATTGTGGCCGGAAACGCTGCGTTTTGCCAAAATCGAATATCTTTATCCGTTTAAACTGCGCTTGAGTGGGGTGCAAATCGCCAGCGAACCCGCCATTGAATTACAGCAAATGGATTTGTGGGTGAACCCTTATGGATTACTTGAAAAAAAGCTCGAAATCGACAGTGTTTTGATTGATGGAGCTAACCTCGCCCACGGTTTACCCAATTTTACCTTGCCGGAATCTGTCCATCTCAACCAACTGGCGCTGCACAATATTGACTGGGCTGACCAAGGGATTATCGCGCGTGGCGTCAGCTTACAGATCAAGCAGCCAGTTTGGGACTCACCCCAACAGCAGTTACCGTACGGAAAAATTCAGCTCGCTGCCGACCAAATCACTATCGATGGTGAAGCATTTAACCAAGTGCTGGTTGATGCCAATTACCAAGCCCAAGACAGTACCGTGTACGGGTTTTCATTCAACTGGCACAATAGCCCCATTTCAGGACAAGCGGAACAGTATCCACAAGGCTGGTCGCTGATCAATGTGACTCTCAGTCGTCTTAACCTCAATCTCGATGAGTGGCGTCACCACTCGTTGTGGCAAAAAATTGCGCCCAGTATTTATCACATCAACAGTTTAGATCTGCTCAATAGCCAACTCACTCTCAACGGTGTGGCGTGGGAGAACCTCAATCTCTCTGTAGAAGACTATGATTTGCGGCACAGTCTCTGGCAACAGCAGCAAGCTTACCTCTCCTTGAATGCGGATTCAGCGCAGTGGCTTGCTACGCAATGGGTCGAACCGAGTGCTGAACTGACCCTTACCCCGCAAGGAATAGAGCTTGATGGGCATAGCCAAGTTTGGCAAGGCGATGTACAGGTCAAAGGCCATATCACGAAAATGAGCCTCAACCTTGCCCAATTAACCATCACTGGGGTGAAATGGATTGCAGAACAGCCGCAAGATCTCTTACCTTTCTCCCAACCGCTCCCCGCTTGGCAAAACTTGCAAATTGAGCATTTGGATATCAATAACCTACAGATGATTCAAACCGTTAATCGGCCATTTTGGCAAGCCTCGGGGCTGAATGCCGATGGAAAAAATCTGCAATGGGTGAAAGAGAGTCAATGGGGCTTTTGGCAAGGCCAACTCTCAGTGACCGCCAACAGCGCCAGCTATGCAGGCGTTCTGAGTACACAAGGTGTGCTCAATATGCGCAGTGAGCAAGGCGTATGGCAGCTTACCCGCGCCTTTCTGCCGCTTGAGCGAGGCTATGTAGAAGCACATGCAAAATGGGACTTAACCTCGCTCAGCGCCCCGTGGCAGCTCTCTCTTGATGCCGATTCTCTGCCGATAGGTCCGCTACAATCTTGGTTCAAGCTGCCGTTTGGTTTGGAAGCGCTGGCCGACATTAGCTTGACCGCGCAAGGCATAGCGGGAGATCGCACCATGCTGGCGCATTCGCTTGATGGCCAACTACAACTGAATCTGCGTCAAGGCTTACTCTCACTGCGCAGTGATAACACGCTGATCATCCAGCCTTTCGAGCTAGACGATCTCTCGGTAAGCGCCGACAGAGGACGCATAACCATCACACCAACGCCGCTTAGAGGGCCAAATTTAAACGCTCAGTTAGGGGGAAGTACCGACCTATTAGAGCCAGAGCAAGGCCAATGGCAATTGACGATCCAACAAGCGTGGGCCGATCAGTGTTTGGGGTTAAGCTGGGATTTCCAACAAGCGGAATTAGTCAGTCAAGACTGTCGCAGCGCGCCATAA
- the pckA gene encoding phosphoenolpyruvate carboxykinase (ATP): protein MTVMEHTKAAQIDLAQYGITGVTELVRNPSYEMLFAEETRSDLEGYERGVVTELGAVAVDTGIFTGRSPKDKFIVKDDTTRDTLWWTSDKAKNDNKPITQGVWNDLKALVTKQLSGKRVFVLDGYCGANADTRLSVRFITEVAWQAHFVKNMFIRPSEEELAHFKPDFVVMNGAKCTNAKWKEHGLNSENFTVFNLTERMQLIGGTWYGGEMKKGMFAMMNYFLPLQGIASMHCSANMGKAGDVAIFFGLSGTGKTTLSTDPKRALIGDDEHGWDDDGVFNFEGGCYAKTIKLSKEAEPDIYNAIRRDALLENVTVRSDGSIDFDDGSKTENTRVSYPIYHIDNIVKPISKGGHATKVIFLSADAFGVLPPVSKLTPEQTKYHFLSGFTAKLAGTERGITEPTPTFSACFGAAFLTLHPTQYAEVLVKRMEAAGAEAYLVNTGWNGSGKRISIKDTRGIIDAILDGSIENAETKHIPIFNLQVPTALPGVDPMILDPRDTYVDPLQWESKAKDLATRFINNFDKYTDNAEGKALVAAGPKLD from the coding sequence ATGACCGTTATGGAACATACCAAGGCTGCACAAATCGACTTAGCCCAATATGGGATCACCGGCGTAACTGAACTGGTTCGTAACCCGAGCTATGAAATGTTATTCGCTGAAGAAACCCGTTCAGACCTCGAAGGTTATGAACGCGGTGTGGTCACTGAATTGGGTGCTGTTGCGGTTGATACTGGCATCTTCACTGGCCGCTCACCTAAAGATAAGTTTATCGTTAAAGATGATACCACCCGCGATACGCTGTGGTGGACGTCAGACAAAGCGAAAAACGACAACAAACCCATTACTCAAGGGGTCTGGAATGATCTGAAAGCCTTGGTGACCAAGCAGCTTTCAGGTAAACGCGTATTTGTATTGGATGGCTACTGTGGTGCCAACGCCGATACTCGCCTAAGTGTTCGCTTCATCACGGAAGTGGCATGGCAAGCGCACTTTGTGAAAAACATGTTCATTCGCCCAAGCGAAGAAGAGCTGGCGCACTTTAAACCAGACTTTGTCGTAATGAACGGCGCAAAATGCACTAATGCGAAGTGGAAAGAGCACGGTCTGAACTCAGAAAACTTCACTGTGTTTAACCTGACCGAGCGCATGCAGCTCATCGGCGGTACTTGGTACGGCGGCGAGATGAAAAAAGGCATGTTCGCGATGATGAACTACTTCCTGCCACTGCAAGGCATCGCCTCTATGCACTGCTCTGCCAACATGGGTAAAGCGGGTGATGTCGCGATCTTCTTCGGTCTTTCTGGTACGGGCAAAACGACCCTATCCACCGATCCAAAACGTGCGTTAATCGGTGACGATGAGCATGGCTGGGATGATGATGGCGTGTTCAATTTTGAAGGTGGCTGCTACGCAAAAACCATCAAGTTGTCGAAAGAAGCAGAGCCGGATATCTATAACGCGATCCGCCGTGATGCTTTACTGGAAAACGTGACCGTTCGTAGCGATGGCTCGATTGATTTTGATGATGGTTCAAAAACTGAGAACACCCGTGTTTCTTACCCTATCTACCACATCGATAACATCGTAAAACCGATTTCCAAAGGCGGTCATGCAACTAAAGTGATCTTCCTGTCTGCCGATGCGTTTGGCGTATTGCCTCCCGTATCCAAACTCACTCCTGAGCAAACTAAGTACCATTTCTTGTCTGGCTTTACGGCTAAACTGGCGGGTACTGAGCGTGGCATTACTGAACCTACCCCAACCTTCTCCGCCTGTTTTGGCGCAGCGTTCCTCACTCTGCACCCAACTCAATATGCAGAAGTGCTGGTAAAACGTATGGAAGCGGCGGGCGCGGAAGCGTATCTGGTCAACACAGGTTGGAACGGCAGTGGCAAACGTATCTCAATTAAAGATACGCGCGGTATCATCGATGCGATTTTGGATGGTTCGATCGAAAATGCAGAAACCAAACATATCCCAATCTTTAATCTGCAAGTGCCAACCGCACTACCCGGCGTTGATCCTATGATCCTCGACCCACGTGATACTTATGTTGACCCACTGCAGTGGGAAAGCAAAGCCAAAGACTTGGCAACACGCTTTATCAACAACTTCGACAAATACACTGATAACGCCGAAGGTAAAGCACTGGTCGCCGCGGGTCCAAAGCTCGACTAA
- the hslO gene encoding Hsp33 family molecular chaperone HslO: MANNMLHRYLFEDLSVRGELVQLNDTYQQMISSQEYPTAVQYLIGELLVATSLLTATLKFEGSITLQLQGNGPVSLVVINGDNNQQVRGVARWQGDIADNANLHDMLGKGHLVITIEPKQGERYQGVVGLEGDTLTEVLEGYFLRSEQLKTRLWIRVGEHDGKACAAGMLLQIMPDGKGSADDFEHLEQLTHTIKNEELFALPAEELLYRLYNQEKVQLFTPQPVNFRCGCSRERSAAAIMTVAREEINDILAQDGAVALHCDYCGTTYSFDAAQVAELYAPSSANDSTLH, translated from the coding sequence ATGGCGAACAACATGCTACATCGCTATCTATTTGAAGACCTTTCTGTACGTGGTGAGTTGGTTCAACTGAACGACACTTACCAACAGATGATTTCCAGTCAGGAATACCCCACTGCCGTACAATACTTAATCGGTGAATTGCTGGTCGCCACCTCACTGTTGACAGCCACGTTGAAGTTTGAAGGATCGATCACCCTGCAACTGCAAGGCAATGGCCCAGTATCTCTGGTGGTCATCAACGGCGATAACAACCAACAAGTGCGTGGTGTCGCTCGCTGGCAAGGCGATATTGCTGATAATGCCAACCTACATGACATGCTCGGTAAAGGTCATCTGGTCATCACGATTGAACCTAAGCAAGGCGAACGCTATCAAGGTGTCGTCGGCTTGGAAGGTGACACTCTGACTGAAGTACTGGAAGGTTACTTCCTACGCTCTGAGCAACTTAAGACCCGTTTGTGGATCCGCGTTGGCGAGCATGATGGTAAAGCTTGTGCTGCTGGCATGCTGCTGCAAATCATGCCTGATGGTAAAGGTTCAGCCGACGATTTTGAGCATTTAGAGCAGTTAACTCACACTATCAAAAACGAAGAGTTGTTTGCTCTACCAGCAGAAGAGCTGCTGTATCGTCTTTACAACCAAGAGAAAGTACAACTGTTCACACCACAACCAGTCAATTTCCGTTGTGGCTGTTCACGCGAACGCAGCGCAGCCGCCATTATGACAGTCGCACGTGAAGAGATTAATGACATCCTTGCTCAAGATGGTGCCGTGGCGCTTCACTGCGATTATTGTGGCACCACCTACTCGTTCGATGCAGCGCAAGTTGCTGAATTGTATGCACCCTCATCAGCTAACGATTCAACCTTGCATTAA
- the hslR gene encoding ribosome-associated heat shock protein Hsp15 — MSSSADDVRLDKWLWAARFYKTRSLARNMVEGGKVHYNGQRTKPSKSVELGAQITLRQGHDEKTVIIEKISDQRRGAPEAQQLYRETAESIAKRERNAIMRQLNPSPDRRPDKKQRRDLLKFIHQ, encoded by the coding sequence ATGAGTTCCAGTGCAGATGACGTAAGGCTGGATAAATGGTTGTGGGCAGCAAGATTTTACAAAACTCGCTCGCTCGCGCGAAATATGGTCGAAGGGGGCAAAGTCCACTATAATGGCCAGCGCACTAAACCCAGTAAATCGGTAGAACTTGGAGCACAGATCACGCTACGTCAGGGACATGACGAGAAAACGGTCATTATCGAAAAGATCTCAGACCAACGCCGTGGAGCACCTGAAGCACAACAGCTCTATCGTGAAACGGCTGAAAGCATCGCTAAGCGTGAGCGTAATGCCATTATGCGCCAACTCAACCCGAGTCCGGATCGACGTCCTGACAAGAAACAGCGCCGAGATCTACTCAAATTCATTCATCAGTAA
- the gspC gene encoding type II secretion system protein GspC: MEFKQLPPLATWPRLISQNAQRWQKPISEGLTLLLLVASAWTLGKMVWFILAEQTQVPAWSPTLSGLKADRQPLDISVLQKGELFGVFTEPKEAPAVEQPVVVDAPKTRLSLVLSGVVASNDAQKSLAVIANRGVQATYGINEVIEGTQAKLKAVMPDRVIISNSGRDETLMLEGLDYSAPSATPVANTVRPTSNQPNAAPQFEGKVDAIREAIARNPQEIFQYVRLSQVKRDDKVLGYRVSPGKDPVLFESIGLQDGDMAVALNGLDLTDPNVMNTLFQSMNDMTEMNLTVERDGQQHDVYIQF, encoded by the coding sequence ATGGAATTTAAACAACTTCCTCCGTTGGCAACGTGGCCGCGTTTGATTAGCCAAAATGCTCAGCGGTGGCAAAAGCCGATCAGCGAAGGGTTAACGCTACTCTTATTGGTTGCTTCGGCTTGGACGCTGGGCAAGATGGTCTGGTTTATCTTGGCTGAGCAAACGCAAGTGCCGGCTTGGAGCCCCACGTTATCTGGGCTCAAAGCGGATCGTCAGCCACTCGACATCAGTGTATTACAAAAAGGCGAGCTGTTTGGCGTGTTTACTGAGCCGAAAGAAGCTCCCGCCGTTGAACAGCCTGTGGTGGTGGATGCACCGAAAACGCGCTTGAGTTTAGTGTTGTCTGGTGTGGTGGCGAGTAACGATGCGCAAAAAAGTTTGGCTGTTATCGCCAATCGTGGTGTGCAAGCGACGTATGGCATTAATGAGGTGATTGAAGGTACCCAAGCCAAGCTGAAAGCCGTGATGCCAGATAGAGTCATCATCAGCAACTCAGGACGTGATGAAACTTTGATGCTCGAAGGATTGGACTATTCCGCCCCCTCCGCGACTCCGGTGGCCAATACCGTACGCCCAACTTCTAATCAACCTAACGCTGCGCCGCAGTTTGAAGGAAAAGTGGATGCAATTCGTGAAGCAATCGCACGAAATCCGCAGGAAATTTTTCAATACGTACGCCTATCTCAGGTAAAACGCGATGACAAAGTACTCGGTTATCGCGTCAGTCCCGGTAAAGATCCGGTTCTGTTTGAATCAATAGGCTTACAAGATGGCGATATGGCAGTGGCGCTGAATGGCCTAGATCTGACCGATCCCAATGTGATGAACACCCTATTTCAGTCGATGAATGACATGACTGAAATGAATCTGACCGTTGAACGTGATGGTCAACAACATGATGTATATATTCAATTTTAA
- the gspD gene encoding type II secretion system secretin GspD, producing the protein MKFWLKKSSWLLAGSLLSSPLAMANEFSASFKGTDIQEFINIVGRNLEKTIIVDPSVRGKVDVRSFDTLNEEQYYSFFLSVLEVYGFAVVEMDNGVLKVIKSKDAKTSAIPVLSGEERANGDEVITQVVAVKNVSVRELSPLLRQLIDNAGAGNVVHYDPANIILITGRAAVVNRLAEIIRRVDQAGDKEIEVVELNNASAAEMVRIVEALNKTTDAQNTPEFLKPKFVADERTNSILISGDPKVRERLKRLINQLDVEMAAKGNNRVVYLKYAKAEDLVEVLKGVSENLQAEKGTGQPTTSKRNEVMIAAHADTNSLVLTAPQDIMNAMLEVIGQLDIRRAQVLIEALIVEMAEGDGINLGVQWGSLESGSVIQYGNTGASIGNVMIGLEEAKDTTEKKPIRNSETGEIKYYEETTTKGDYSKLASALSGLQGAAVSIALGDWTALINAVSNDSSSNILSSPSITVMDNGEASFIVGEEVPVITGSSAGSNNDNPFQTVDRKEVGIKLKVVPQINEGNSVQLKIEQEVSNVLGANGAVDVRFAKRQLNTSVMVQDGQMLVLGGLIDERALESESKVPLLGDIPLLGQLFRSTSSQVEKKNLMVFIKPTIIRDGMTADGITQRKYNYIRAEQLFRAEKGLRLLDDASVPVLPKFGDDRRHSPEIQAFIEQMEAKQ; encoded by the coding sequence GTGAAATTTTGGCTGAAAAAAAGTTCATGGCTGTTGGCGGGCAGTTTGCTGTCTTCCCCTCTAGCGATGGCAAACGAGTTTAGCGCCAGCTTTAAAGGCACCGACATTCAAGAATTTATCAATATTGTGGGACGCAATCTTGAGAAAACCATCATTGTCGACCCTTCGGTGCGCGGCAAAGTCGATGTGCGCAGTTTTGATACCTTAAACGAAGAGCAATATTACAGTTTCTTCCTCAGTGTGCTCGAAGTGTACGGTTTCGCCGTCGTTGAAATGGATAATGGCGTACTGAAAGTCATCAAATCGAAAGATGCAAAGACCTCAGCCATTCCGGTGTTGAGTGGTGAAGAGCGCGCCAATGGCGATGAAGTCATTACCCAAGTGGTCGCGGTAAAAAACGTTTCCGTACGTGAGTTGTCCCCTTTGCTGCGCCAACTGATTGATAACGCAGGAGCGGGTAACGTAGTGCACTACGATCCGGCGAACATCATTTTGATCACGGGGCGAGCTGCGGTAGTGAACCGTTTAGCGGAAATTATTCGTCGCGTTGACCAAGCCGGTGACAAAGAGATTGAAGTGGTTGAGCTTAATAATGCATCGGCTGCTGAAATGGTGCGGATTGTTGAAGCGCTCAACAAAACGACAGACGCGCAAAACACACCTGAATTCTTAAAGCCCAAGTTTGTGGCAGACGAGCGGACCAACTCGATTTTGATTTCTGGCGATCCGAAAGTGCGTGAGCGCCTCAAGCGTCTGATCAATCAGTTGGATGTCGAGATGGCGGCCAAAGGCAATAACCGCGTGGTGTATTTGAAATACGCCAAAGCCGAAGATCTGGTCGAAGTACTGAAAGGGGTGTCTGAGAACCTGCAAGCGGAAAAAGGCACCGGGCAGCCGACCACTTCAAAACGTAATGAAGTGATGATTGCCGCGCACGCTGATACCAACTCGTTAGTGCTGACTGCGCCGCAAGACATTATGAATGCGATGCTGGAAGTGATTGGTCAGCTAGATATTCGCCGCGCGCAAGTGTTGATTGAAGCGCTGATTGTCGAAATGGCAGAGGGCGATGGGATCAACCTTGGTGTGCAGTGGGGCTCGCTGGAAAGTGGTTCAGTCATCCAATATGGCAACACTGGCGCGTCGATTGGCAATGTGATGATCGGCCTTGAAGAAGCCAAAGACACCACGGAGAAAAAACCGATCCGTAATAGTGAAACGGGTGAGATCAAATACTACGAAGAGACCACCACCAAAGGCGATTACTCGAAGTTGGCATCCGCGTTGTCGGGTTTGCAAGGTGCTGCGGTCAGCATCGCGCTGGGCGACTGGACGGCCTTAATCAACGCGGTCTCTAATGATTCCAGCTCGAATATTTTGTCATCACCCAGCATTACGGTGATGGATAACGGTGAAGCCTCCTTCATTGTTGGTGAAGAGGTTCCTGTTATTACCGGTTCTTCCGCTGGCTCCAATAACGATAACCCATTCCAAACCGTGGATCGTAAAGAAGTCGGTATCAAGCTCAAAGTGGTGCCGCAGATCAACGAAGGCAACTCAGTCCAGCTCAAGATTGAGCAAGAAGTCTCAAACGTGTTGGGTGCCAATGGTGCGGTAGACGTGCGTTTTGCTAAGCGTCAGCTCAACACTTCTGTGATGGTGCAAGATGGGCAGATGTTGGTGCTCGGCGGTTTGATTGATGAGCGAGCTCTCGAGAGTGAATCGAAAGTCCCGCTCCTGGGGGATATTCCTCTGCTGGGTCAACTGTTCCGCTCAACCAGCTCGCAAGTGGAAAAGAAAAACCTGATGGTGTTTATCAAGCCGACCATTATTCGTGATGGCATGACGGCCGATGGCATCACCCAACGTAAATACAACTACATCCGCGCCGAGCAACTGTTCCGCGCCGAAAAAGGTTTACGTCTGCTGGATGATGCTAGCGTGCCTGTGTTGCCGAAATTTGGCGATGACCGCCGCCATTCACCTGAAATTCAAGCCTTTATTGAGCAGATGGAAGCCAAGCAATGA
- the gspE gene encoding type II secretion system ATPase GspE — protein sequence MTEMVISPAERQSIRRLPFSFANRFKLLLDWNEDFSQASIYYLAPLSMEALVETKRVVKHAFQLIELSQAEFESKLTQVYQRDSSEARQLMEDIGADSDDFFSLAEELPQNEDLLESEDDAPIIKLINAMLGEAIKEGASDIHIETFEKTLSIRFRVDGVLREVLAPSRKLSSLLVSRVKVMAKLDIAEKRVPQDGRISLRIGGRAVDVRVSTMPSSHGERVVMRLLDKNATRLDLHSLGMTAHNHDNFRRLIKRPHGIILVTGPTGSGKSTTLYAGLQELNSSERNILTVEDPIEFDIDGIGQTQVNPRVDMTFARGLRAILRQDPDVVMVGEIRDLETAQIAVQASLTGHLVMSTLHTNTAVGAVTRLRDMGIEPFLISSSLLGVLAQRLVRTLCPDCKEPYEADKEQRKLFDSKKKEPLILYRATGCPKCNHKGYRGRTGIHELLLVDDALQELIHSEAGEQAMEKHIRATTPSIRDDGLDKVRQGITSLEEVMRVTKES from the coding sequence ATGACCGAAATGGTGATCTCTCCTGCTGAGCGGCAGTCGATTCGTCGACTGCCCTTTAGCTTCGCCAATCGCTTTAAGTTGTTGCTGGATTGGAATGAGGATTTCTCCCAAGCCAGCATTTACTACTTAGCGCCGTTGTCGATGGAGGCGCTCGTCGAAACCAAGCGGGTGGTTAAGCACGCTTTCCAACTGATTGAGCTCTCTCAAGCGGAGTTTGAAAGCAAGCTAACCCAAGTCTATCAGCGTGATTCTTCAGAAGCGCGTCAATTGATGGAAGACATTGGTGCCGACAGTGATGACTTCTTCTCACTGGCGGAAGAGCTGCCTCAAAACGAAGATTTGCTAGAAAGTGAAGATGATGCGCCGATCATCAAACTGATCAATGCCATGTTGGGCGAAGCGATCAAAGAAGGCGCGTCAGATATTCACATTGAAACTTTTGAAAAAACGCTGTCGATCCGTTTTCGAGTCGATGGCGTGCTGCGCGAAGTACTGGCACCCAGCCGCAAACTCTCATCGCTGCTCGTTTCACGGGTCAAGGTGATGGCCAAGCTCGACATTGCCGAAAAACGTGTGCCGCAAGATGGCCGTATTTCGCTGCGTATCGGTGGTCGCGCGGTCGATGTGCGGGTTTCAACCATGCCTTCATCACATGGTGAGCGAGTGGTAATGCGTTTGCTGGATAAAAACGCGACGCGCCTTGATCTGCACAGTTTGGGTATGACGGCACATAACCATGATAACTTCCGCCGTTTGATTAAGCGGCCGCATGGGATCATTCTGGTGACTGGCCCAACCGGCTCGGGTAAATCGACCACCTTGTACGCGGGTTTGCAAGAGCTCAACAGTAGTGAGCGCAATATTTTAACCGTAGAAGATCCGATCGAATTTGATATTGATGGTATCGGTCAGACCCAAGTCAACCCAAGGGTAGACATGACCTTCGCGCGGGGGCTACGTGCTATTTTGCGTCAAGACCCGGATGTGGTGATGGTGGGGGAAATTCGTGATTTGGAAACGGCGCAAATTGCAGTGCAAGCCTCGCTAACCGGTCACTTAGTGATGTCGACTCTGCACACCAACACGGCCGTTGGGGCGGTGACTCGGCTGCGCGATATGGGCATCGAGCCTTTTTTGATCTCTTCTTCACTGCTCGGTGTTCTGGCTCAGCGCTTGGTGCGCACCTTATGCCCAGATTGCAAAGAACCTTACGAGGCGGACAAAGAGCAGCGCAAACTGTTTGATAGTAAGAAAAAAGAACCGCTGATCCTTTATCGAGCCACGGGCTGCCCTAAATGTAACCACAAAGGTTACCGTGGCCGAACCGGTATCCACGAGCTGCTGCTGGTGGATGACGCGTTGCAGGAGCTGATCCATAGCGAGGCGGGCGAACAGGCGATGGAGAAACACATTCGCGCGACCACGCCGAGCATTCGTGATGATGGTCTAGATAAGGTGCGCCAAGGCATTACTTCGCTAGAAGAAGTGATGCGGGTGACTAAGGAGTCCTAA
- the gspF gene encoding type II secretion system inner membrane protein GspF has translation MAAFEYKALDAKGRHKKGVIEGDNARQVRQRLKEQGLVPMEVVETQVKAARSRSQGFAFKRGISTPDLALITRQLSTLVQSGMPLEECLRAVAEQSEKPRIRTMLVAVRAKVTEGYTLSDSLGDYPHVFDELFRSMVAAGEKSGHLDSVLERLADYAENRQKMRSKLQQAMIYPVVLVVFAVGIVAFLLAAVVPKIVGQFVQMGQALPASTQFLLDASDFLQHWGISLLVGLLMLIYLVRWLLTKPDIRLRWDRRVISLPVIGKIARGLNTARFARTLSICTSSAIPILDGMRVAVDVMTNQFVKQQVLAAAENVREGSSLRKALEQTKLFPPMMLHMIASGEQSGELEGMLTRAADNQDNSFESTVNIALGIFTPALIALMAGMVLFIVMATLMPILEMNNLMSR, from the coding sequence ATGGCCGCGTTTGAATACAAAGCGCTGGATGCCAAAGGACGCCATAAAAAAGGCGTAATTGAGGGCGATAATGCACGTCAGGTGCGTCAGCGCCTGAAAGAGCAAGGCCTAGTGCCGATGGAAGTGGTGGAGACTCAAGTCAAAGCCGCACGCAGTCGCAGTCAAGGTTTTGCGTTTAAGCGCGGGATCAGTACGCCGGATCTGGCGCTGATCACTCGCCAATTATCGACCTTGGTGCAATCGGGTATGCCACTGGAAGAGTGTTTACGCGCGGTTGCCGAGCAGTCGGAAAAACCGCGAATTCGCACCATGTTGGTGGCGGTGCGCGCTAAAGTGACCGAAGGTTACACCCTCTCTGATAGTCTTGGCGATTATCCGCACGTGTTTGATGAGCTGTTTCGCTCTATGGTTGCGGCGGGCGAAAAGTCTGGCCACCTCGATTCCGTTCTCGAACGTTTAGCGGATTACGCCGAAAACCGCCAGAAAATGCGCTCGAAACTGCAACAGGCCATGATTTACCCTGTGGTGCTGGTGGTGTTTGCAGTCGGTATCGTGGCGTTTTTGTTGGCAGCGGTAGTACCGAAAATCGTGGGGCAGTTTGTGCAAATGGGGCAAGCCCTGCCGGCATCGACTCAGTTTCTGCTTGATGCCAGCGATTTCCTGCAACATTGGGGGATTTCGCTGCTGGTTGGTCTTTTGATGCTGATTTATCTGGTGCGCTGGTTGCTGACCAAGCCAGATATTCGTTTGCGTTGGGATCGCCGAGTGATTTCCTTGCCTGTGATTGGCAAGATTGCGCGCGGTCTGAATACTGCGCGCTTTGCGCGTACGCTGTCGATCTGTACCTCAAGTGCAATCCCGATTCTGGATGGTATGCGCGTTGCGGTAGATGTGATGACCAATCAGTTTGTGAAACAGCAAGTGTTGGCTGCGGCCGAAAACGTACGCGAAGGCTCTAGCCTGCGCAAAGCGCTAGAGCAGACCAAGCTCTTTCCTCCCATGATGCTGCACATGATTGCCAGTGGTGAGCAGAGTGGAGAATTGGAAGGCATGTTGACGCGCGCTGCGGATAACCAAGACAACAGTTTTGAATCAACGGTCAACATCGCGCTTGGCATTTTTACCCCGGCCTTGATTGCCTTGATGGCGGGGATGGTGCTGTTTATTGTGATGGCGACCCTGATGCCGATTTTGGAAATGAATAACTTAATGAGTCGTTAA